The genomic stretch TTCGGAGATGATCTTTCAGATCGAGCAACATCCTTATGAATACGCCTGTTTATCAGAGAAATTCGGAAGTAACGACAAAGAGATTGTTAATAGCTTGTTCGAGAAATTTAAGGATGAGATCCTCAGTGAGAATTTTGATCTTGATAATAACATCAGAATTATAAATATGATCTATCAGAATAACCCGTATAAAAAATACTTCTTGCTCAGATTATGTTATATCATCGGCTTTACTGATTCCAAAGATATAAATAGAGAGTTAGAGGTTATAAATCAAATAGCCCATAAATTGCATATACCTGATGTTGAGAGAGATCGAATAAAAAAAGAGGTCATGAAAGAGTACAAATTCGATTAGATACTATCTCAACAGATCTTCCAGAGTTACAGACTTTTCACTTTTAGTGTCACGATATTTTACTATTACCGGACAATATAGAGATATTCCGTTATGCTCTTGTAACATGCGACTACCGGAAATGACTACTGCTTTTTCCGGAATCGCTAAAGGCTTATTGTGCTCAGCAAAGATAAACTCTTTGTTAACTGCATCATAAACTTTAGTAGCAGCAGTAAGTATAACTCCAGCAGCTAAGATAGCTTTTGATTTAATGATAACTCCTTCATAGATTCCGCAGTTGCCACCAATAAAAGCTTCGTCTTCGATTATTACAGGATTGCTACCTATAGGCTCTAATACACCACCAACAATCGCTGCGGCGCTGATATGTACATTCTTACCAACCTGAGCACAACTACCGACCAGACAGTGTGAATCTAACATTGTACCATCATCAACATAAGCACCTACGTTAACATAACTTGGGGGCATCATCGTAACATTTTTACCTATATATGCTCCACTGCGGATTGAGCTTCCTCCGGGGACTATGCGAATGCTTTCTCTTCCTGTTATTTGTCTCTCGGGGTAGGTACTCTTATCCCAGAATATTTTATGTTCGGACCAGGGCATTTCCGTTAACTTACCAAGGCGAAAACCGATCAAGATACCCTTTTTTACCCAAATATTTGTTTGCCAGATACCATCCTTTTTTTCTGCAGCTCTGATAGAGCCCTTCTCTAGTTGATTACGAAACTCTTCAAAAATTGAGATATCTTCTTCAGTAAAAGATTCTTTCTTCTCAAAGAGAATAGAGATCTGTTGTTCTATATTCATTATAATTATTCTCCGTTAGCCTCTTTTTCTATATATATTCATTAATAAAAGAAAATTTTGAGAGAGGTGATCTAGAAGGTCTTTCTTT from Candidatus Cloacimonadota bacterium encodes the following:
- a CDS encoding 2,3,4,5-tetrahydropyridine-2,6-dicarboxylate N-succinyltransferase, producing MEQQISILFEKKESFTEEDISIFEEFRNQLEKGSIRAAEKKDGIWQTNIWVKKGILIGFRLGKLTEMPWSEHKIFWDKSTYPERQITGRESIRIVPGGSSIRSGAYIGKNVTMMPPSYVNVGAYVDDGTMLDSHCLVGSCAQVGKNVHISAAAIVGGVLEPIGSNPVIIEDEAFIGGNCGIYEGVIIKSKAILAAGVILTAATKVYDAVNKEFIFAEHNKPLAIPEKAVVISGSRMLQEHNGISLYCPVIVKYRDTKSEKSVTLEDLLR
- a CDS encoding TerB family tellurite resistance protein encodes the protein MPRWSKYLGNSVNFAVEKTPKEGFLENFFETRTFEPRNEQEQKEYDDFSFISTALSLTVYVSLADEEVTLKEKERIISEMIFQIEQHPYEYACLSEKFGSNDKEIVNSLFEKFKDEILSENFDLDNNIRIINMIYQNNPYKKYFLLRLCYIIGFTDSKDINRELEVINQIAHKLHIPDVERDRIKKEVMKEYKFD